DNA sequence from the Teretinema zuelzerae genome:
GCCGATTATCATCGAGTGCTCTCTGCCGTGAGATAGACGCCTTGCCCTTAGAACTGGCCGGTCGAAAGAAGCACGAGGGTGCAGGCTTCCACGTAGCGGATGCCCGCGTTTTGAAAGCGCCGGGCGAACTCGGAATTTTCTGTTCCCGGGTTCGCGATGACGCGGCTGGGCGAAAGCGCGATGATCGAATCGATCAGGGGCTCCAGGTGCCGAGGAGAGACGTAGAGAGTAACGGTGTCGATAGGGCCCGAAACCTGCGCCAGATCGCGGTGCACCGGCATGCCGTCTATTTCGTCGATCCCCGGATTGAACAGGAGAGCCTCGTGGCCTGCGGCGATAAGCCGATTCATCGCCATATTCGAATACCGTTCGGGATTCCGGCTCGCGCCGATTATCAACACCCTCATAGCTTAACCTCCTTTCTACTTTAATCTTAATCTTAATCTCATTCTCGATTATACACCGGAATGATTAAAGAAATGATGATACACTCGTGGGAGCGAATCAAAAATCAAGGAGTACATAACCGATGAAATTAAGACATTTCCTGTTGGCGGCTGCGGCCGGAGCGGGGCTTTTTGCGGCGGGATGCGGATCGACCGCGGGTACCGTCCAGAAAAGCGCGACAGAGAGCATCGAAGCGGCGGCGAAGCGCGGAACTCTTCCGAACGGGATGGAGTATGTGATTCTCCGCAACTCGAATCCGCCGGGAAAGCTCGAACTCCGCCTCTCGGTGCGGACGGGAAGTTTGCAGGATCGGGAGGGACTGGAGGGCACCGCCCACTTTCTGGAACACCTTCAGTTTTTAGGAACATCGCGCTACAAAGCCGGAGACATAGTGCATTTCGCCGAATCGATCGGCATGGCGTTCGGACCTGAAGTGAACGCTTATACGAGCTACGGCGAAACCCAGTACAAGCTGAGCCTGCCGGCGGACGATCCGGCGGCGATAGAGAAGGGAATCGACATATTGGAAGACTGGGCGCAGGGCCCCGTCGTCGATCAGGCGCAGATGGACCGCGAGCGGAACGTCGTGCATGAAGAAATCAGACTCAGCAGGGAGTCCATGCAGGGCCGTCTCCAGGACGCGCTCATGGAAGAGCTGACCAGGGGATCGCCATACGAGGGCAAAACGGTAATCGGCACCCATGAAAGCCTCGACAGGATCACCGCCGCCGATATCGAACAATTCGCCGAGGCCGGATATACGGCCGATCGGATGACGATCATAGCCGTGGGCGACTGCGACGAAGACGAGCTGATCCGCTTGCTGGAAAAAAAGTTCGTTTCCGGCTTCGGCGGAACGGCGGGCGCACGCAACACGGAAACCTCGATTCCTCGCTTCAAAAACGTGAAAAAGGATTCTTGGCGCGTCCACGAAGACTCGAGCCTCGGCCAGGATTTTTACATGTGGATGAACGTAGAAAACGCGGTTCCCTCCGGCATTCTTGAACAGCAGCTGCTCGACGCAAGGGCCTCCATCGCCGCGCAGGCGGTGAACCAGCGGCTGGGAGCCCTTGAACGGGATACGGACACCGGCGTACAGAAGGCGTTCATGTATTGGGCGACCTCTCTCGGCAACGCACGGGAATACGGGATTCAGCTGCTGCCCCGGAAGGGAATGGACGAAAAAGCGCTGGAAAGCCTCTTCGTCGAACTGAGAAAAATCGAAGAACACGGCATTACCGATCAGGAATACGAACTCGGAATCAAAACGCTCACGGACAGGCACGGAGCCTGGCTTACGCAAAAAATGAACGTAACCAGCGACCAGAAGGCAAACGCGATCGCCCAGACGCTGGCCATGGGAGTCATGTATCCGTTCGGCGAAAGCGCATGGGATTCGCTCCTCGCTTCCGCAAAAAAAACGAAGAAAAAAGACGTGGACGGCTGGATACAGAAGTATGCGTACCCCTCTCCCTCCGCCGTCGTTTCGGTCGCCCAGAACGCCTCCGATTCAGGCAAGATCGACGGACAAAAAATGGAAGAACTGACGGCGCGGTACCGCAAGACGGCAACGCAGGCCGGAGAGGAAATCGCCATGAAGGAACTCGTTCCGAATCCTCCCGCGCCGGGCACGATCGCGTCAAAGGAAAGCGTGAGCGGAACGCCCTTCATGAAGTGGACTCTTTCGAACGGAATCGTTCTCTATACATACCGCAACAATCTCACCAAAAACGATTTCAGGATGAAGGCTGTCGCTCCCGGCGGCCTTTCGATCCTCGCCGACGACGAATACTGGAACGGCGTAATGGCCTCCAGCATCCTGGGAAACAACGGAGCAGCCGATCTGTCTCTCGAGGAGCTGGGCGCCTACCTCACCGGGAAAAGAGCCCGCGTTTCTTTTACGTACAAGCTCGCCGATGTCCAGCTGACAGGGGAGACCGATCCCGCGGATCCCGACGATATGGAGCGCTTCTTCAAACTCGTCCATGCGCATCTCGCGATGCCCCGAAGGGACGACAAAGCAGAGAAAGCGGTCGTCGAAAACGTACAGGCCTGGTACCGGGCAAACGCTCAAAATCCCGAATACCTGTATTCAAAGGAGATTCAGGACGCCCTCGTCGGCTTCGATCCGCGGATGGCTCAACCCGGAAGCGGCGGAATCCCCTCGCTCTCAGGAGACCGGGCAGCCGCGGTAAAAGCCCGACTCTTCGGCAACCCCGCCGACCTCACATTCATTGTCTGCGGAGACTATCTCGAATCCCGGCTCGAAGACCTGGTATGCAGATGGATAGCGTCGCTCCCGGCCCAGGAAGCAAAGCAGGAAAAACCGCGCGATCCGGGAATCAGAACCGTAGCCGGCCCCTACGAAAAAGTCCTCGCCGGGGGAAAAGACGCTTCCGCCAAAGCCGCTCTGGTATTGGTCGAGGAAGGCCCCTGGAAATACGAATACCGCCACTACGCCTCCGTGCTCGCCGAGGTTTTAAAGATCAGGTTGAGAGAAGTCCTGAGGGAGGACAAGGGCGGCGTCTACGGATGGCAGGTAACGGTCAATCAATTTAAACAGCCCTTTTCGCGAACCCTCATTACGATCGATTTTACCTGCGCTCCTGAAAAACGCATAGAGCTTGAAGAAGCCGCCAAGGCCGAGCTGGCCGCCATCGCAAGCGGAAAAATCGATGAGCGGGCATGGGAAGCGGCTCTCGCCATCCATCAAAAGCAGCTTGAAGAAAACATGCGGACCAACGAAGCGTGGCCCGATCTCTTGACCGAGGCTGTCCTGAACGACGTGCCTTTGAGCGAACTGACGATGCTCAAAGACAAGGCGAAAGATCTTTCCCGCGAGGAATTCAACGCCTGGACCGCTTCAGTCCTGAAGCCGGGAAAGGTTCTGTCTTTCGCCCTGGAGCCCTGATAGTAAACGGAGGAAACGAGCATGAACGGAAGAGACGCGCGCAAAGGCAGAGATATGGAATCCGAAGAACAGAAACCCTCGGCCAGATTCAAACAGACGGCGCTGCTGCTGAGCTGCTACTCGGCCTTACTCGGAACGGGAATAACGCTCTGGATATCCCGCTCACACGGAAGCCCGGGACTGCTGGCCTGGAACCCCGTCTACCGGACCTATTTTCTCGTTCCGGCCCTCTTCGCCTCGTTTCCTCTGGTACTCGCGCTTTTCATCGCGCTTGTTCGCGGCCTGTTTTTCCGCGGTACAAGCGAGGGAAGAGCTTGCCGCTTTTTCAGGGCGCTTCAATTCGCCCTCGCCTGCGCGTCGAGCGGGCTTCTCATGCTCGCGTGCGGCATGCTCATCGCGGGGACGAACCGCGTTGGCGGCTACGAACAGCCGCATCTCCTGACGACGCCCGCCCCGCCCCACCCGCTCGACAGAATCGCGCTCTCCTCCGATCCGCACTTCGGAAGCCCAAAGCGGAAAGCCGAAGCGACCGAGCGGATTCTCGACTCGATCGGTAAAGGCGGCTACGACGCCTTCGTCTGCCTCGGCGACATGGCCGAAACGGGATTTCCGGGAAGCTATCTTGAAGAGGCGGCGACTGCGTTCGCTCAGGGGCTGGGCGGCACGCCGGCGGCGACCCTCATGGGAAACCACGACGCGATAGTCGGCGGAGCCGGCCGCTACAAAAGCATTTTTTCGCGCGACCGGTACTGGAGGGCTGATTCCGGGAAGGTCCATCTGATAGCCCTCGACCTTTCCTGGGGCACGGAGGAATTCGACGGCGAGCAGAAACGATGGCTCGAAGAAACGCTCTGTTCGATTCCCCGCGAAGAACTGGTTATCGTGCTGACCCATTGCTTTTTCTATTCGTCGGGATACGTGGACGCCCACACCGGAAAAAACTGGTTCGACCACCCCGACATGATCGAAACGGTTAGCCCGATTCTGGAAGAAGCGGGGGTCGATCTCGTGGCGAGCGGCCACAACCACTACATGGAGTTTCTGGAACACGGAAAAACCGCGTACGCCGTCATCGGGGCCATGGGCGGAAAGCCAGACCCCGAGCCGGAATACGAGTCGCCTCAGTCCCGATGGTTCCGCGCAAGGGAGTTCGGATTTCTCGACATCGCCAGAGGCGACGGCTTTTACGACCTGACCTTCCGCGATGTTTCCGGAAACGCGCTCTGGAGCACGCGCCGCGGCTATTGAGCGCGCCCGTACGCGGGGCAATCTCCGCATGCACAGAGAGGAACACCGCAGGCGGAGCCGCGCTGAAATGAAAAAAAAGACCGGACGGCGAATGGCCGTCCGGTCTTTTCATTAGAGTGCGCGGCTTAGAATCAGTTTCTCTTTCCGAAAAGTCGGATGAGGGCGAGGAAGATGTTGATGAAATCGAGATAGAGTTCCAAAGCTCCGATGATCGCAACCTTTTTGTAGGTGTCCGAGCCGTCGGCGCGGTCGGCGAGAAGCATGAGCTTCTGGGTGTCCCAAGCGGTAAGACCGGTGAACACGACCACGGTTACGATTGAAATGAGGATGTCGAAGGCGCTCGAGCGGAGGAACATGTTCACCGCGATGGCAATCACGATTCCGATGACGGCCATCGACAGGTAGCGGCCCATCGAGCGGAGGTCGGACTTTGCTTTCATGCCGTAGAGGCTCATGGCTCCGAAGGTCAGGGCGGTTACGCCGAAAATCTGCACGACTGACTGTCCGGTGTAGACGAGAAAGACGCTCGCGAGGGTCGCGCCGTTGAGCAGGGAGTAGGCGAGGAAGGCGGTAACCGCCGCGCTCGCGCTGATTTTGCGAATGGAAGCGGAAAGCCACCAGACCAGGGCGAGCTCGCCGATGATAAGTCCGAAAAACACAAAGGTATTCCCGAAAATGATGCGCTGCAGGGGGACGGAGTTCGCCACGAACCACGCGGACACGCCGCTGAGCGAAAGGGCGGCGACCATCCAGCCGTAGACTCCGGTCATAAAGGCCTGGCGGGTTGATTCCCGCTCGGGGTTGATGCTTATGTCGTATTCCATATTTTTTCTCTCCTTATACCTTATAATACAACCATTGGGGGACAGAGGAAACAGGCGAAAAGCGAAAATCGGGATAAAACCGGCTCACTGCTGAGCCGCGGCCGGGGCAAGATATCCCCGCCTGACGGAATCGTTGATGAGCCATTCGAGAAAAGCCCAGATCTCGGCAGATCCGGCGGCGATGTGGCGGTTCATTTCCAAAACCCGGTCGGCTGTTATGCCGAACTGCTTCCAGGTATGCCCCTTCGTCGCGTAATTCTGAAGCAGGGGCTCGAAACGGTCGAATACCGAGGCGAATTGCGCCTCCGGGGTTTCGCGGGCCTCGAATTCCTCCCAGACGGCGAGGCAGAAATCGCGTTGGCTTGAATCGAGGATGCCGAACACCCGTTCCGCAGATTTCCGCTCCTTTTCATGGGCGTCCGCGCGCGCGGCCGCGTACAAAAAGGTGTCTCCGGCGTCCACTTCCACGATATCGTGAATGAGGAGCATGAACATGACACGCTCGATGTCCACTTCCGCGTTCGCGTACTCGCGGAACAAATAGGCCATAAGGGCGATGGTCCAGGAGTGCTCCGCGTCGTTCTCGCAGCGGCTGTCGTCGAAAAGCCGGCTTTTCCTCAGGATGGACTTGATTTTATCGGCTTCCATAATGAACTCGATTTTTTTCATGAGGCCGGGATTTCCCTGATATTCGATTTTTTCCATTATGCGCGCTCCTTTTTTGTTTGTCTCGGGCGAGAGTACCGCCTGGATTGTAACACGTCGCGGCGTCAGGGGGACAGAGCATGGCGGCAGGCGGGGGCGTTGACGAAGGGGTCGGGATTTTCGGACGCGCCGGCTGCGCGGAGAGGATTGCGAGCCTGCAAAGACTCCCGGCCTCGGTCTTGTTCCTATAAAAAAACAAATTGAGTATACTTATGATATGCGCCGAATGCGGGGCGAAGGATGGACCATGAAAGATTTGACAGAGGGGAACGAGGCGCGGCTGCTCGTTTCGTTTTCGATTCCGATGCTGTTCGGGAATCTGTTTCAGCAGTTGTACAATATGGTCGACAGCGTGGTCGTCGGAAACTGGGTGGGCAAGGAGGCGCTGGCTGCCGTCGGCGCGAGTTTTCCGGTCATTTTTCTGCTGTTGTCGCTGTTCATGGGCCTCTCGATGGGCGCGAACATTCTGATTTCCCAGTTTCACGGGGCGCGCGATTCGGAGCGGGTCAGACTTTCGATCGAGACGAATTACCTTTTTACCTTTTGGGCGGGACTGGTTCTGACGGCGGTCGGGTTTTTCGGCGCAGAACCGATCATGATGCTGCTGCAGAGCCCGCCGGAAGTGCTTCCCCAGGCGGCCTTGTATTTGAGGCTCTATAGTCTGGGCATGCTCTTTTTCCTGGGGTTCAATACCGTCAGCGGAATTTTGCGGGGGCTCGGTGATTCGAAAAACCCTTTGTGGATGCTCGCGATTTCCACCGTGCTCAACATCGCGCTCGATCTCCTTTTTGTGATCGTGTTTCATTGGGGAGTGATGGGAGTCGCCGTGGCGACCATCATCAGCCAGGGGGTCGCGCTCGGCCTCGCGCTTGCATATCTCAACAGGACGCACGAGCTGTTGCGCGTCGATTTCCGCAAGCTCAGGTTCGACCGCGAGATTTTCATGTCCAGCGTCAGGATCGGGATTCCTTCCGGGATACAGCAGTCGCTCGTGGCGCTCGGGATCAGCACTATGACGGGAATCGTCAACGGTTTCGGCACCGACGCGATCGCCGGCTACGCCGCAGCGACGAGGATCGAGAGCATCGCGTCTCTTCCGGCGATGACGATCGGCATGGCGCTTTCCACCTTCGTCGGGCAGAACCTGGGAGCCGGCAAGCCGGAACGGGTCAGGCGCGGGTTGAACGCGGCTTTGATCTTTTCCGTAAGCATATCGATCGCGGCCGCGGCGGTTTTCCATTTCGCCGGAGACGCGCTGGTAGCCATGTTCAATTCCGATCCGGGCGTTCTGGAGGCGGGCGCGGGGTACCTGCGGATCATCGGCCCGTTCTTCGTCGTATTTTCCGTTATGTTCATGCTCAACGGCGTAATCCGCGGCGCGGGAGAAACCCTGATTCCGCTCGCGAGCACGCTGGTCGCCATGTGGCTGGTCCGCGTGCCGACAGCCTTCGCGCTTTCCCGGCTGCTGGGACTGCAGGGCGTCTGGTTCGCCTTCCCCACCGGCTGGATAGTCGGCACCCTGGTCGCCTTCGTCTATTACCGCACCGGCCGCTGGATGAAAACCTTCGAACGCATCCACTCGCGCAGAGGCTGAGCGGACGCGCGAAGACCGTGAGTGCTAGCGGGCACCGTGTTGCGTGGGCGAAGACCGTGACTGCAAGCGGTCACCGTGGTGCGCGGGCGGTCACCGTGATGCGCTAGCGGTCACCGTGATGCGCGCGCGAAGACCGTGAGCTCTAGCGGTCACCGTGATGCGCGGGCGGTAAGCGTGAGTGCTAGCGACCACCGTAATTCGCGCGCGAAGACCGTGAGTGCTAGCGGGCACCGTGATGCGCGCGCGAAGACCGTGAGCGCTAGCGGTAAGCGTGAGTGCTAGCGGGCACCGTGTTGCGCGGGCGCGCGAAGACCGTAACAGATAGCTATCACCGTGATGCGTGCACGGTAAGCGTGAGCGCTAGCGGGCACAGTGGCGCGCGGGCGCGCGAAGACCGTAACAGATAGCTATCACCGTGATGCGTGCACGGTAAGCGTAAGCGATAGCTATCACCGTGACCCGCGAACGGTAAGCGTGAGTGTTAGCTGTCACCGTGATGCGCGGGCGCGCGAAGACCGTAACAGCTAGCTGTCACCGTGATGCGCGAACGGTAAGCGTGAGTGCTAGCGGGCACCGTGATGCGCGGTCAGCTTGAGGCGCGAACGATGAGTTTCGGTTTATAGAGGATGGTTTTTTCTTCGAACACGCAAGATTTGAGAAGCGCGAGGGTTTCCTGATAGGCGCACTTTCCGATGTGGGAAAGGGGCTGATTGACGGTGGTCAGGGCGGGAGTAACGAGAGCCGCGCCCGAAATGTCGTCGTAGCCGACCAGGGACAGTTCGGAAGGAATGTCCAAACCGCGGTTCTTCGCGGCGAACAGAATGCCCATTGCGACCTCGTCGCCGGCGGCGCAGAACAGCGAATCCATGCCGAGCTCGAGCGCTTTATCGAGGACGGCCTTTCCTTCTTCGAAATAATAGTTTTCGATCGAGAGAATCATCGAAGGATCGTAGGAAATATTTCTCTCCACCAGCGCTTGAATAAACCCGCGTTTTCGTTCTCTCTGGCTGAGGTGGTAGTACTCACCGACCGAACCGATTACAAGCCCGGGCTTTTTCCTGCCGCGAGAGAGCAGATGCTCCGTCCCCGCATATCCGCCCTGAAAATTATCCAGCTGGATGCCAAGGGTGCCCGGCGCGTTTTCGTCGATCACGACAAGCGGAATTTTATTCTTCTGGTACAGCGCCACGGTTTCCTCGGACGGACAGATGCTCAGGGCGATCGCCGCGTCGGCTCTGCGGCCGTGCACGATCTCCTTCAGGACCCGCTCATCCTCGTTCAACGTGGAATACAAGGTGATCAGATAACCGGAGGGAGTTTCGACGATGGCCTGCTCGATGCCCTTCATCACTTCCATCTCGTAGGGAGACGAAAAGAACGACGCGACGACGGCGATGGTATGTGTCTTGCCGCTCACCAAACTTCTGGCAAGATAGTTGGGATGATAATCGAGTTCCTCAATAGCCTTGAGGACCCTGGCCTTTGTCTCTTCCGTGATTCCCGGATGCCCATGGATTGTCCATGAGACCGTTGTATGGGAGACGCCGGCCGCTTTCGCCACATCATGAATCGTTACTGCCATTGAGGATTCCTCTTCATAACAATCATAGTATCAAAACTATTGAGCACTGTTAACAGGAACGCCTCTGCGGGCCATCATTTTGCGCAAGGTGAAATCCACCCATATTATAGAAAGACTTTGATCGTCAGGAAGGCCGGCGGCAAGATGCATGCCGAGATCCTTCAAGGGATTCTCCAATGCGCCCCAATAATGTTCATCGGATTCATAGCCGATTTGGTACATCACCGGATTCGGATAAAAATGACGGGACCAGGCGTCGAAGGTTTCCTTCATAGCCTCCAGGCTCCCGTTGTACTGGCTATCGTTCACAAAGATGATGTCGCTGCGGTACGTCGGCGGCATCCACGCCGGATCCCAGTGCTTCAAAAAAAGAGAAAAGCGCTTGTCGACTTTTTTGATTCTCCGGTCGATGTCCTTCGCAAGATCGTCGGTAATAGCGGTACCCCAGCCGTCGGTGCCGGCGGACTTATACCACTCGACGTCGACCCCGAAACCGCGCACCGACGGATGATGCTTGTAAAGCTTCATGGTTTCCTCAGCCAGCGCGGCAAGGTCGGCCGTGTCGCCGGGCTCGACTTGAATCCAGACCGCATAGCCGCGACGGTCGCAGAGCTCGAGAAAATCCGCGTTCATATCGACGGGAAAGTCGTTGACTCCCGCCGCTTTATTTCCCAGCGGATAATTGACGGTACAGATTCTGTTCGATGGAGTTCCGGTTACGGTCCCGGCGATCCACACGAATGAGCCGACGCTTCCGGGATACAGCTCTTCCATCTCCGCCGCGTACAGATCCCACAGCTCGTTGTCAGGAAACGGCTTGATCCCGTAATTCGAGGCGCGCAAACCCGCAAAGTGAACGCGAGCTCCGCTTTCGGGCATTCGCGCGCGATCGCGTATTTGAGATCCTGAAAAAGCGCATAGAAAACCTAAGAATACCAGGGCCGCGGCAGCGGCGAAGACAATTCCAACTATCAGCATGCGATTCGATCCTTTTGTAAAATGCGGCATGAAAGACCTCCGATAAAAGAGCTACGGCTCGGTTCGCCCCGCAAGGCAGGACGCGACAATTTCTATTTTTTCCGGCTGGCGGAAAAGAGTTTCGTGAGAGTATACGGCCAGACCACCCGATGGACTTTCGAGCGCGTTCATCACAGACGCATGAAACTCGTCGGCAGCCAAGCTTCGCTCCGTATAACAGGGCGAAGCCTGAATGCAGGGAACGACGGGAACGAGGCCTCCGCTTCGCTCCCGCTGATCGTGCACAACCCGGGCTATCCAGTCAGGCTCTCTGCCTGTCATATGATGATAGGCCATCGGCGTCAGATAATCGACCAGGGAAGACAGGGTTTCAATCTCCTGTCCCAGGAGAGACGCGACAGCGCCTCCGTACTCGTCCGCTGTCCAGGGAACCGTATGCAGGCCGATCCTGATGTTCGGACAGCGGCGTCGAGCGAATTCCGCTGCCGACGCCAATCGGGATCGCACCTTTTCGGTTCGCCACAGGCCGGGATCGCGCGAAACGGAAGCCCCGGACTTTCCAAACGAATCGAAAAAATCATCCTGGTCGGCTTTGCAGGAAGGACAACCGCACGTCGCTTTTATCCTGTCGAGGGCAGAGAGACTTCCGGCACGCGGCGACCGACCGCCGCCGGTTTCGCGTTCCGGTCCGATCATCTCCCAGAAGCCGAAAAAACGCGCAAAATCGAAGCTGATTCCGTCCGGAAACCAGGAAAGACGGCGCTCAAACCGTTCGAAAAAACGCCTGCGAGGACCGTCCCTGGTCGGACAGACGAAGCGCACCCAGTCGTCTACCGCGGGAGCCCCCTCCATCGTACGGGCGAGATCGGCATCGGCGTCGCCCTCCATGGCGAGAAACACCGGCTCGATCGCGCTCCATAAAAGCCCCGCGTTTTTTATCGCCGCGATGAAATGCAGAAACGCGTCTTTTCCGGGTTGCGCCTCGTTGCCGTCTGCCCGTCCCGGCGGAACGCAATCAGGGCCGACCATAACCCAGTCGAATCCGGTTTTTTTCCAGCTGTGCGCTGCCTGGACCGGGTTCTCCGGAATCGCGTAGACCTTTATCGCGTACATCGGCCTAGCCCTTCACGCCCGAAACGACCGTCCCCTGTATGAAGTAGCGCTGGAAGATGAAAAAGAGAATGATCGGAGGCATCATCATCATGGTCGTCGCGGCCGCTTTCAGGGAATTATTGTTGAAGTACAGGGCGTCGAAAGACTGCAGGCCCAAAGCCACCGTGAATTTCACCTGGTCGTGCAGATAAATCAGCGAGTAGTAATATTCATTCCACCAATACACGATGGCGAAAACGGTGATGGTGACCAGCACAGGAGTCGATTGCGGAATGATGACGTTCCACAAAATTCTGATCGGCCCGCAGCCGTCGATTTTGGCGGCGTCGTCGAGTTCCCGCGGAAGGCCCATCAGGAACTGGCGGACCAAAAACACGTTGTAGGCGCTCACCGCGAAAAAAGACGGAACGATCAGCGGGAGCCAGGTATTATACCATCCCAGTTTCTGGAAGACGATGAAACTGGGAATGAGCGAAACCTGAGCCGGCAGCATCATGGTCGAGAGCAGAATGATGAACACGATATTCCTGCCCGGAAAATAAAACCGGGAGAAACCGTACGCGACGAGGGTCGTGGATATAAGCGTTCCGAGAACCGCGAACACCATGATGAACAGAGTGTTCGCAATAAAGCGGGGAAAGGGCGATTTGGTCAAAGCCTCCGGATAGTTGGACCAGTTTAAGCGCACGGCGGCGACCCGATCGTCCGGAGTCGCAGGAGGGGCCGAATACCGCTCGTCGGGATTGTCGGGATTCGCGTACACCCACATCCGGTTTTCCTTTCCCACGTACGCGAGCTCGCGTTTCGCGCCGTCGATCTCAACCATGTATACGAAATACTTGTTTCGGGGAATTCCCTCGCCTTCAAGCACGACCTGTTTTCCCTCAAGGGGAATGATGGAAGTCGGAACGGTGCGGATGACCTGCTTCGACGAAAGCGATCCG
Encoded proteins:
- a CDS encoding carbohydrate ABC transporter permease, with the protein product MKTAKSLYRSKEKIDARYRSISLAIILVACVGVLIPMLYMIGGSLSSKQVIRTVPTSIIPLEGKQVVLEGEGIPRNKYFVYMVEIDGAKRELAYVGKENRMWVYANPDNPDERYSAPPATPDDRVAAVRLNWSNYPEALTKSPFPRFIANTLFIMVFAVLGTLISTTLVAYGFSRFYFPGRNIVFIILLSTMMLPAQVSLIPSFIVFQKLGWYNTWLPLIVPSFFAVSAYNVFLVRQFLMGLPRELDDAAKIDGCGPIRILWNVIIPQSTPVLVTITVFAIVYWWNEYYYSLIYLHDQVKFTVALGLQSFDALYFNNNSLKAAATTMMMMPPIILFFIFQRYFIQGTVVSGVKG